The DNA sequence CCGTTTCAATTGGCCCGCCTGGCAACCGCCATGAAGCGCTGCTGTTTCGGTCGCCGACTTTGGCGGTGATGGTCGGCGGCGTGAACCCCAGTCTGTCGATGACGACCTGAATTGTCTCGGCCTGTCCCTGGGCAACGCCCCGGGGCAAAACCAACGCGATGGCAAGCCGCCATGCGGAACGCATCTCCGCGAGGGAGTCGGCGGTTCGCTGGCCTCTTTGGCAACGAATGTCAGTATGACTGGTAAAAAAAAAAATTCAACATGGGTTGCAAAAAAAAGAGATTGGTATCCAATATGTGGAGAGTTGATTGTCGATATGCTCTAAAGAGGGCATGATGGAGGTGGTGGTCATGTCTGGTGATTGTAGACTTCGCAACGACTGGGACGTGGTTGCAGATCAGTCAAACCTGCTTGGCCTAGGCCGTTTCGATGCGCGCCTTTTAGGCGTGGACATCACCGTACGTCGGCAAGCGCGAGGCGGCTTTGGGGTAGTCCGCAACGATACCGGCGGACTGCTCGATTTGTGAGGAGATCGGCCCGATGACGCTGGAAGTATTCGCACGAGCCTTGCCGAAGGCCGAACTGCATCTGCATCTCGCGGGAGCGGTGAAGGCTGAGACCTTTCTGAAGCTGGCACGGAAGAATGACGTCACCTTGCCGCCTTTCGGTGAAGTCGAAGAGCTTTACCACTACGACAATCTGTTCGACTTCCTCAAGATCTACGACCTCGTGGCGCGATCCGTCGTCAGTGCCGACGATTTCCACCTCATCGCCTACGAGGCGCTCGCCCATGTCGCCAATGCTGGCGGACGCTATGTCGAGTTCTTCTTCAGCCCGCAGGTGCATCAGGACGCAGGCATAAACTACCAGACGATGTTTTCCGGCATTCTGAAGGGCATGGACGACGCGGAGGCCGATTTCGGCGTGATTTCGCGGTTGATCCCGGCCATCAACCGCGAACTGACGGTTGACCGTGCTTTTGAATTCCTCGACCGGGTGCTGCCGTTCCGCTCGGAAAAGGTGATCGGCATTGGGCTTGATTACGACGAGGAGCCGTTTCCGCCGGCACAGTTCAAGCCGGTTTACGAGCGGGCGAAAAAAGCAGGTATGCGTCTGACCTCGCATGCCGGAGAAGGCGGCCCGGCCGCCAATGTGCGTGACGCGCTCGACCTGCTCAGCGTAGAGCGCATAGACCACGGCTATCGGGTCATCGAGGACCGGGCCCTAGTCAGGCGATGCGTCGACGAAGGCGTAGCCTTCACCGTGTGCCCGAGTTCGACCGTCATCCTGACCCATTGGCGTGACCTCACGGCTGTCGACCATCCAATCCGCATCATGTTCGAGGCTGGGCTCAAACTGGTAGTCTGCACCGACGATCCGCCGATGCTGCAAACCGACCTTGCCAAGGAATATCGGCTGCTGGCCGAAACCATGTCGCTCGACCGCAGGACACTCGCTGACCTTGCTCTCAATTCGCTCGACGCCGCTTGGCTTGACGAGTCGACGAAACGCCACTGGCGTGCCGCTTGGTCGAACGAGATCGGCCAACTATTAGCCGGAGCGTAGCGCGCCGCGTGAACCACCGACGTCAAATCGGCTCGGGAGAGGCCGACCGAAAGACGAAGCAAAACTGGGATCCAACCCAGAAACGACCCAGAGGGAAAGGCAGTATCCTATGTTCATGACCTTCTTCAAAAGAGTGTCGGCTCTGTCCATGCTCGTTATCGCCTGTATCGCCATCGGCCCTGGCCTTGCTCGAGCCACCGAGCCCGACAAGCTGCGCATTGCGGTTATCCTTTCCGCCGGTCTTGAGAGCGGTTGGGACGCCACGCTCATCCAGGCCCTTGAGAGAGTAAAAGCTAAGAAGCCGCACGGTCTTGAGATCACGTGGAAAAACACTGATCCACTCTGGGGCGACGATGCCGGGGACGCGATGCGGGTATTTGCCGAAAGCGGCCAGTACGACATCATCTGGGCCCACAGCTCCTATTCAGACCAGGTGAAGAAGCTCAAGGACGAGTTTCCCGATATCCTTTTCGTCGTCGCCGGGTCCGGCAATGAGGGGCTGGGCGGCAACCAATACTGGGTCTACAAGCGTACCTATGAGCCAGCCTATCTGCTTGGCACGATAGCCGGCAAGATGACCAAGTCGAACAAGCTCGGCGCCGTCGGCCCATTTCCGTCCGACGACATCAACGACGAGATCAACGCCTTTTTCGACGGAGCCAAGGCAGTCAACCCCAAGATCGAGCGCAGCGTCGCGTTCATTGAGTCCTGGTACGATCCAGCCAAGGCGGCGGCTTACACCTCCGCCCAGGTCGCTACCGGCGCCGATTTGATCTTCCAGCTGATGGATACCTTCAAGCCCTGTGAGGAAGCCAAGATCGTCTGCTTCGGTGCTCTCCAGGACCAGCACTCTCTTTCACCGTCAACCGTACTGTCGAGCGCGATGGCGCTTTGGGATCCTGACGTCAACCACATCATCGACGCCTGGTGGGCCCACAAGGCCGAAGGTAAGCCCTATGCCGGCAACACCGATAAGCATTGGTTTGCGATGAAGGATGGCGGCGCGGCGATGGCCCCCTATGGGGAGCTCGAATCCAAACTGCCGCAGGACGTCCGCGGCGACGTCGAAGCGCTCAAGGCCAAGATTATGGCTGGTTCCTTTGAGGTTCCGCTCGACGTGTCCGATCCGAAAGCACACTGACCCGACAGACCATACGGGGGGCGCCGCCCGCCGAGGCGGTCGCTTCCGTCCCCAATTTCTTCGGAGCTTACCATGTCCACTGCCTTGCGCGTCGAAGGCCTCACCAAGCGCTTTGCTGGTGTCGCCGCCAACGACGACGTCGACTTCGATCTGCGTCCCGGCGAGATCCACTGCCTGTTCGGCGAGAATGGGGCAGGGAAGTCGACACTCTCATCGTGCATCTTCGGCCTCTATCGCCCTGACAAGGGGCAGATATTGGTGCTGGAGAAGCCCGTTCACATCGCCTCGCCCATCGATGCGATCCGCCATGGCATCGGCATGGTGCACCAGCATTTCGTGTTGGTGCCGGAATTCACCGTACTCGAAAATATCATCGTCGGCACTCAGCGCTCGGGTTGGCGGCTCAACGCCGCCGAAGCCAGGCAGAAGCTGAAGGCCATCTGCGATGGCTACGGCCTCGACATCGATTTCGACGCCTATGTCTGGCAATTGCCGGTCGGTCGCCAGCAATGGGTGGAAATCTTGAAAGCGCTTTATCTCGACGCCCAGATTCTCATTCTCGACGAGCCTACCGCGGTGCTGACCCCGGGCGAATCGCGCATCTTGTTCGACATCATGGGCAAGATGTGCGCCCGCGGCCTGTCGATCATCCTCATCACCCACAAGCTGATCGAGGTCATGCAGTCCAACCGGGTCACGGTGTTGCGCAAGGGCAAGGTCGTTGCGACTCTCAATACCGCCGAAACGTCTCCGGACGAACTCGCCCGGCTGATGGTCGGCCGTGACGTGTCGTTCACGATCAGCAAGCAGGAACTGACGCCGGGCGAGACGGTGGTCGCGGTCAACAAACTGACCGCAGTTGGTCTCTGGGGCGAGGCCGTTCTCAAGGACGTTTCTTTTTCAGTCGCGCGCCATGAAATCCTCGGCATAGCAGGGGTTGCGGGAAACGGCCAAAAGGAGCTGTTCGAGGTACTGTGCGGGGTGCGCAAACCCAAGACCGGCTCGATCCGGCTGATGAACGAGGAGATCGCCGGGCTGACGCCACGCTGTCTGATGGATCGTGGCGTCGGTCACATTCCAGACGACCGTTTCCGCGAGGGTCTGGTGCCGGAATTCAATGTCGCCGAAAACCTGGTGCTGGGCTGGCAGCGCAGCGCGAAATATCGCAGCGGCCCACTGATGAACGCTAAGGCGATCGCCAGGCTGGCGCGCGACATGATCGCCCAATACCAGATCGCCACGCGTGACGAAAAAGTCGCTGCCGGAAAGCTGTCGGGTGGCAACGCGCAGAAGATCATCATCGCCCGCGAGTTCCTGAATGCGTCAGGCCTGATCCTCGCCAACCAGCCGACACGAGGGCTCGATGTCGGCGTAATCGAATATGTGCAATCGCAACTGTTGAGGAAGCGCGACGAAGGCTTCGCCATCATCCTGGCGTCGGAGGAATTGAGCGATCTGTTCGGGCTCGCCGACCGCATCGCCGTGATGTTCAAGGGGGAGATCATGGGCGTGGTCGATACCAAGCAGACGACCCTTGCCGAAGTGGGTGTCATGATGGCCGGCCAAAGGCT is a window from the Mesorhizobium australicum WSM2073 genome containing:
- the add gene encoding adenosine deaminase, whose amino-acid sequence is MTLEVFARALPKAELHLHLAGAVKAETFLKLARKNDVTLPPFGEVEELYHYDNLFDFLKIYDLVARSVVSADDFHLIAYEALAHVANAGGRYVEFFFSPQVHQDAGINYQTMFSGILKGMDDAEADFGVISRLIPAINRELTVDRAFEFLDRVLPFRSEKVIGIGLDYDEEPFPPAQFKPVYERAKKAGMRLTSHAGEGGPAANVRDALDLLSVERIDHGYRVIEDRALVRRCVDEGVAFTVCPSSTVILTHWRDLTAVDHPIRIMFEAGLKLVVCTDDPPMLQTDLAKEYRLLAETMSLDRRTLADLALNSLDAAWLDESTKRHWRAAWSNEIGQLLAGA
- a CDS encoding BMP family lipoprotein, with product MFMTFFKRVSALSMLVIACIAIGPGLARATEPDKLRIAVILSAGLESGWDATLIQALERVKAKKPHGLEITWKNTDPLWGDDAGDAMRVFAESGQYDIIWAHSSYSDQVKKLKDEFPDILFVVAGSGNEGLGGNQYWVYKRTYEPAYLLGTIAGKMTKSNKLGAVGPFPSDDINDEINAFFDGAKAVNPKIERSVAFIESWYDPAKAAAYTSAQVATGADLIFQLMDTFKPCEEAKIVCFGALQDQHSLSPSTVLSSAMALWDPDVNHIIDAWWAHKAEGKPYAGNTDKHWFAMKDGGAAMAPYGELESKLPQDVRGDVEALKAKIMAGSFEVPLDVSDPKAH
- a CDS encoding ABC transporter ATP-binding protein, translated to MSTALRVEGLTKRFAGVAANDDVDFDLRPGEIHCLFGENGAGKSTLSSCIFGLYRPDKGQILVLEKPVHIASPIDAIRHGIGMVHQHFVLVPEFTVLENIIVGTQRSGWRLNAAEARQKLKAICDGYGLDIDFDAYVWQLPVGRQQWVEILKALYLDAQILILDEPTAVLTPGESRILFDIMGKMCARGLSIILITHKLIEVMQSNRVTVLRKGKVVATLNTAETSPDELARLMVGRDVSFTISKQELTPGETVVAVNKLTAVGLWGEAVLKDVSFSVARHEILGIAGVAGNGQKELFEVLCGVRKPKTGSIRLMNEEIAGLTPRCLMDRGVGHIPDDRFREGLVPEFNVAENLVLGWQRSAKYRSGPLMNAKAIARLARDMIAQYQIATRDEKVAAGKLSGGNAQKIIIAREFLNASGLILANQPTRGLDVGVIEYVQSQLLRKRDEGFAIILASEELSDLFGLADRIAVMFKGEIMGVVDTKQTTLAEVGVMMAGQRLQTAHSLERIQA